TGTTCCTGGATCCCGAGGTAGTACTGTCGGGTGCGGATGTGTTCCAGCAGGATGTCGTAACGTCCGGGGGTGCTGAAGTCAATTTCGGCGTGCTCGGGGCGCAGTTCGTCCAGACGGGTGTGTTTGTAAAACTCCACCCGTTCAGAACGGATGATCATGTCTTTGAGGGATTCGCCGGGTTGTGGGGTGACGTTCACATCAAGCTCGATCACTTCGGCGTCGATGTACTTCTGGTGGGTGCTTTTGGCCACACTGACCCGGTGGTTGCCGTCTTTGACGAAGTAACCGTCTCCGACTTTGTAGACCTGAATGGCCGGGAGTTCTTTTCCTTCGATCTGGGCTTTGCGGATGGCCACCCAGCGTTCATCGAGGTGGTGGGTCAGGGGCAAAAAGTGTTGGTCGAACTCGTCGTATCTGTCGACAGAGCCGATGATTTGATCTACCAAAATGGTTTGGGTTCCGATATAATGTTCTCCACGCGGGTTCAAGAAGCGTACCCACTCGAAGGGAATCAAGTGATTGTCCTCCCCACGCAGAGTGGCCAATATGTTGTTGAGCAGTGCCTGCCGCTTGGCCTCTTCGATTTCTTGCGTCGCAGTGTTGCTGGCGAACATGCTCACCTCCTCCTTTGCCTGATGCTGGGGCAAAGTCCAATCCGGGTCATGGGTGTCCTATCGACCCGATAAATCCATTGTATCCAAATACATCAGCGAAATGACAGGTCCTCTGTCACAGGGTAAGCATGGCTACCTATGCAAATGGTCAAGACGCTTACCCTATAAACACATCCCCACACCTTCATTTTTGGGGCATGGGTCGCATCTTTCTCATGTTTGAGTGTCAAAGATGTGGTCTTCCAGAGGAGGTTCATCAATGCTTGGTAAATTCTTCAAAAAACCTTCAGGCGACAACTCAAGGGTGCCTCCGGGCCAGTCCCTCACCGAACGTTTTCCGGTGCTGACTTATGGCCCTGTGCCCACCCTCAAGCCCGAGAACATCGAAATCCGCATCTCTGGACTGGCAGAATCCCGCATCTTCACATGGCATGAACTCATGGACCTGCCCCAGACCACCCACACCTACGACATCCACTGCGTCACCCATTGGAGCAAACTGGACACCACCTGGACGGGCGTCAGCATTCCCACCCTGATGCAACACCTGAAACTGGACCCTGCGGCCACCGCTGTGATGGTCCACTGCTATGGGGGATACACCACCAACCTGCTGATGGATGACTTCAACCGCGACCTGAACCTGCTGGCCCACACCTTTGACGGCAAGCCTCTGGAAAAAGACCACGGAGGCCCCCTCAGACTGGTGGTGCCGCACCTGTACTTCTGGAAAAGCGCCAAGTGGGTCTCTGGGTTTGAATTTCTCAGCATCGACCAGCCCGGTTTCTGGGAACGCAACGGATACCACATGCGCGGAGATCCTTTCAAAGAAGAACGCTTCGACGATTGATCCCAGAGCATCCACGAACCCCTTCTGGTGGATTTCTCCCTGCACGTTTCTGGCTTGCAGGTTAACCTGTCACCATGTCTGACCTTTCCATTTCCTCCAACCCTGACGAATACATTGTCCCGGATGTGCTGCAGCCCGGTCTGAAACTGGTCTTTTGTGGCACAGCCCCGAGCAAGACCTCTGCTGCTGCTGGTGCATATTACGCCAACCCGCAAAACAAATTCTGGAGGGTCCTGCATCAGGTGGGCCTGACCCCCCGAAAGATGGACCCTCAGGAATTTCGCAGCCTGCCTGAACTGGGCATCGGCCTGACCGATGTGTGCAAAAGGCACTCGGGCATTGACTCGGTGCTCCCAGAGGAAGGCTTCACCCCCGATGAACTTCGCGAAAAAATCCGCACACACCAACCCAAAATGATTGCC
This genomic window from Deinococcus misasensis DSM 22328 contains:
- a CDS encoding DUF4032 domain-containing protein, which codes for MFASNTATQEIEEAKRQALLNNILATLRGEDNHLIPFEWVRFLNPRGEHYIGTQTILVDQIIGSVDRYDEFDQHFLPLTHHLDERWVAIRKAQIEGKELPAIQVYKVGDGYFVKDGNHRVSVAKSTHQKYIDAEVIELDVNVTPQPGESLKDMIIRSERVEFYKHTRLDELRPEHAEIDFSTPGRYDILLEHIRTRQYYLGIQEQRDISWDEAVISWYDKLYWHVVRNLRRHNVMTKFPGRTEADMYLWVMDHRYFLTEQLGHDVGSEYATLNFKDHFRPHWWERLGQRMQLLRRKIVPPPQI
- a CDS encoding sulfite oxidase-like oxidoreductase produces the protein MLGKFFKKPSGDNSRVPPGQSLTERFPVLTYGPVPTLKPENIEIRISGLAESRIFTWHELMDLPQTTHTYDIHCVTHWSKLDTTWTGVSIPTLMQHLKLDPAATAVMVHCYGGYTTNLLMDDFNRDLNLLAHTFDGKPLEKDHGGPLRLVVPHLYFWKSAKWVSGFEFLSIDQPGFWERNGYHMRGDPFKEERFDD
- a CDS encoding mismatch-specific DNA-glycosylase; this translates as MSDLSISSNPDEYIVPDVLQPGLKLVFCGTAPSKTSAAAGAYYANPQNKFWRVLHQVGLTPRKMDPQEFRSLPELGIGLTDVCKRHSGIDSVLPEEGFTPDELREKIRTHQPKMIAFTSKRAAQEGLQKKKLTFGLQPEKFEGAEVFVLPSTSPLADSHFNLEHWQKLAEHVQVLK